A region of Anguilla anguilla isolate fAngAng1 chromosome 18, fAngAng1.pri, whole genome shotgun sequence DNA encodes the following proteins:
- the LOC118218381 gene encoding extensin-1-like: MPGNTCMPRLPPLDPASHRSALDPPPPAQRSIPPPASPRSALDPASPRSALDPASHRSALDPASRLPPLTARPRLPAAQRSTPPPPAQRSTPPPTAQRSTPPPRCSALDPASCLPAAQRSTPPPTAQRSALPPTAQRSAPPPTAQRSAPPPTAQRSTPPPPAQRSTPPPTAQRPTPPPPAQRSIPPPASHLPPLSARPCAQRSTPPPPAQRSTPPPTAQRSTPPPTAQRSAPPPTAQRSAPPPTAQRSAPPPTAQRSTPPPPAQRSTPPPTAQRSTPPPPAQRSTPPPPAQRLIPPPTAQRSAPPATAQRSAPPPTAQRSAPPPTAQRSAPPPTAQRSAPPPTAQRSTPPPPTQRSTPLLSARPRLPAAQRSIPPPTAQHSTPPPTAQRSTPPPTAQRSTPPPTAQRSTPLLSARLRLPAAQRSTPPPTAQRSTPPPTAQRSTPPPRCSALDPASHRSALDPASPRSALDPASHHSALDPASRLPPPPAQRSTLCSALDPASHRSALDPASHRSALDPASPRSALDPASRLSPLSARPRLPPPTSPRSALDPVLSARPRLPPLSTRSRLPPLSDRPLFLPFSARPRFLPFSRSRCPSAHAFLSALGRGGFKRIQSG, translated from the coding sequence ATGCCTGGTAACACATGTATGCCCCGCCTCCCACCGCTCGACCCCGCCTCCCACCGCTCAGCGCTCGACCCGCCTCCCCCCGCTCAGCGCTCGATCCCGcctcccgcctccccccgcTCAGCGCtcgaccccgcctccccccgctCAGCGCTCGACCCCGCCTCCCACCGCTCAGCGCTCGATCCCGCCTCCCGCCTCCCACCACTCACCGCTCGACCCCGCCTCCCCGCTGCTCAGCGCtcgaccccgcctccccccgctCAGCGCTCGACCCCGCCTCCCACCGCTCAGCGCTCGACCCCGCCTCCCCGCTGCTCAGCGCTCGACCCCGCCTCCTGCCTCCCCGCTGCTCAGCGCTCGACCCCGCCTCCCACCGCTCAGCGCTCAGCCCTGCCTCCCACCGCTCAGCGCTCGGCCCCGCCTCCCACCGCTCAGCGCTCGGCCCCGCCTCCCACCGCTCAGCGCtcgaccccgcctccccccgctCAGCGCTCGACCCCGCCTCCCACCGCTCAGCGACCGACCCCGCCTCCACCCGCTCAGCGCTCGATCCCGCCTCCcgcctcccacctccccccgctCAGTGCTCGACCCTGTGCTCAGCGCtcgaccccgcctccccccgctCAGCGCTCGACCCCGCCTCCCACCGCTCAGCGCTCGACCCCGCCTCCCACCGCTCAGCGCtcagccccgcctcccaccgCTCAGCGCTCGGCCCCGCCTCCCACCGCTCAGCGCTCGGCCCCGCCTCCCACCGCTCAGCGCtcgaccccgcctccccccgctCAGCGCTCGACCCCGCCTCCCACCGCTCAGCGAtcgaccccgcctccccccgctCAGCGATCGACCCCGCCACCACCCGCTCAGCGCTTGATCCCGCCTCCCACCGCTCAGCGCTCAGCCCCGCCTGCCACCGCTCAGCGCTCGGCCCCGCCTCCCACCGCTCAGCGCTCGGCCCCGCCTCCCACCGCTCAGCGCtcagccccgcctcccaccgCTCAGCGCTCGGCCCCGCCTCCCACCGCTCAGCGCtcgaccccgcctccccccactCAGCGCTCAACCCCGCTGCTCAGCGCTCGACCCCGCCTCCCCGCTGCTCAGCGCTCGATCCCGCCTCCCACCGCTCAGCACTCGACCCCGCCTCCCACCGCTCAGCGATCGACCCCGCCTCCCACCGCTCAGCGATCGACCCCGCCTCCCACCGCTCAGCGCTCGACCCCGCTGCTCAGCGCTCGACTCCGCCTCCCCGCTGCTCAGCGCTCGACCCCGCCTCCCACCGCTCAGCGCTCGACCCCGCCTCCCACCGCTCAGCGATCGACCCCGCCTCCCCGCTGCTCAGCGCTCGACCCCGCCTCTCACCGCTCAGCGCtcgaccccgcctccccccgctCAGCGCTCGACCCCGCCTCTCACCACTCAGCGCTCGACCCCGCCTCCcgcctcccacctccccccgctCAGCGCTCGACCCTGTGCTCAGCGCTCGACCCCGCCTCCCACCGCTCAGCGCTCGATCCCGCCTCCCACCGCTCAGCGCtcgaccccgcctccccccgctCAGCGCTCGACCCCGCCTCCCGCCTCTCACCACTCAGCGCTCGACCCCGCCTCCcgcctcccacctccccccgctCAGCGCTCGACCCTGTGCTCAGCGCTCGACCCCGCCTCCCACCGCTCAGCACTCGATCCCGCCTCCCACCGCTCAGCGATCGACCCCTCTTCCTGCCGTTCAGCGCTCGACCCCGCTTCCTGCCGTTCAGCAGGTCACGCTGCCCCTCCGCCCACGCCTTCCTCTCAGCGCTCGGCCGCGGAGGCTTCAAAAG